A genomic segment from Labrus bergylta chromosome 3, fLabBer1.1, whole genome shotgun sequence encodes:
- the pop4 gene encoding ribonuclease P protein subunit p29, whose translation MEEALIQTTFPRGLGKILGVESKTKSKAEAFTRAFVKNSVQRPTRLDPKSMLSHKAVNLSYARIKRDKSKRSRKKAKGLNARQKRAMKVFQIKPENQRYELFLPLHELWRKYIIDLCGGANRLSNPQFLQQKLVKADFHGAIISVVRSKCPSYVGMTGILVQEFKHVFKIITKEDKLKVIPKRNSVFEMEINGLVSHIYGNPLEQRSSERSVKKFKVKRTIDL comes from the exons ATGGAGG AGGCACTCATTCAAACCACGTTTCCTCGGGGCCTGGGGAAGATCCTCGGTGTTGAG TCAAAGACCAAATCTAAAGCGGAGGCCTTCACCCGGGCGTTCGTGAAGAACAGCGTCCAGCGGCCAACGCGACTTGACCCGAAGAGCATGCTGAGTCACAAAGCTGTCAATCTGAGCTACGCCAGGATCAAGAGGGACAAGTCCAAGAGGAGCCGCAAGAAAGCCAAAGGACTGAACGCTCGGCAGAAGAGAGCCATGAAGGTCTTCCAGATCAAACCTGAGAACCAGAG ATACGAGCTGTTCCTGCCTCTGCATGAGCTCTGGAGAAAGTACATCATTGATCTGTGCGGGGGGGCGAATCGCCTGAG CAATCCACAGTTTCTGCAGCAGAAGCTCGTGAAGGCAGACTTCCACGGTGCCATCATCTCCg TGGTCCGCTCTAAATGTCCTTCGTATGTGGGGATGACGGGGATTCTAGTTCAAGAATTCAAAcacgtttttaaaataatcaccAAAGAAGACAAACTGAAAG TGATCCCGAAGAGGAACAGCGTGTTTGAAATGGAGATTAACGGCCTCGTCTCCCACATCTATGGAAACCCACTCGAGCAGCGCTCCAGCGAACGCTCCGTCAAGaaatttaaagttaaaagaaCCATCGACTTGTGA
- the tpcn2 gene encoding two pore channel protein 2: METEGLLTGTVNTASGDYGSKSGSECGGGPGSRRMSYSVSGQSCRVEGATDDEDLYIQQAVVFIEDAIQYRSINHRVDASSLQLYRWYYSRICQWGLGLTIAVVLLLAFVERPSSLSISSDPRYRSQPWEPPCGFTESFELVCLIVFTLDLAVKSYLIGWDEFRKSKWLIGYTAVITVSVIDWVLSVSMVCDEKLRVRRLLRPFFLLQNSSLMKKTLKCIKRTLPEIASVILLLALHLCLFTMIGMLLFAKTEDPKKNGEWELHFRDLPASLTSLLVLLTTANNPDVMIPAYSLNRLYSIFFVTFSVIGTYCLMNLLTAIIYNQFRGYLLLSVQTSIIRRRLGIRAAFQVLSCQGVQQAAVECVRVDAVLQVMSRVQMKSYYRAAVTTEAQQCADVGYMDREQFRKIFDELDKDRIEEHPPLPQYDSPVLQRLQVVFSHYYLTILGNAMALANVMSICTILVLNSEKTTAERDNYIMESINLCFILYYLFEMCVKIFAFGWRGYLSYKNNVFDGLLTIILLILQITIYLTFRIPYSHWNPSSQSVMSLWEMIRLVNMLIVFRFLRIIPDIKLMALVASTMLDLLKNLRAFGGILVVVYYVFAVFGIWLFERAIKPPPQMSVFTNDTMENITSNFSMACGTYEQLEYWPNNFDDFGATILLLYNVMVVNNWQAFMDAYSRYTTDWSKIYFVCWWLTSSVMWVNLFVALILENFIYKWDRSHSCSVTDVEKIRYQTSVQLMFREQIQEPTEEELLCQLHQHPHLHLHW, translated from the exons ATGATGAAGACCTCTACATCCAACAAGCTGTTGTGTTCATCGAGGACGCCATACAG TATCGCTCCATCAACCATCGGGTGGATGCCAGCTCGCTGCAGTTGTATCGATGGTACTACTCTCGGATATGTCAATG GGGTTTGGGCCTGACCATTGCAGTGGTGTTGTTGCTTGCATTCGTGGAGCGCCCGTCCTCCCTGTCCATCTCCTCTGACCCGCGCTACCGCTCCCAACCCTGGGAGCCTCCTTGCGGCTTCACCGAGAGCTTCGAGTTGGTCTGCCTCATCGTTTTTACTCTCGATCTTGCTGTCAAG AGCTACCTGATTGGCTGGGATGAATTCAGAAAGAGCAAATGGCTGATCGGTTACACAGCAGTCATAACTGTGTCAGTCATCGACTGGGTGCTGTCTGTCAGCATGGTGTGTGACGAG AAACTGAGAGTACGACGGCTCCTCCGGCCGTTCTTCCTCCTGCAAAACTCGTCCCTGATGAAGAAGACGCTGAAGTGCATCAAGAGGACTCTGCCAGAGATCGCCAG CGTCATCCTGCTCCTGGCGCTCCATCTCTGCCTCTTCACCATGATCGGCATGCTGCTCTTTGCTAAAACTGAG GATCCAAAGAAGAACGGGGAATGGGAGTTACATTTCAGAGATCTGCCGGCGTCTCTCACATCCCTGCTGGTGCTTCTCACCACAGCCAACAACCCTGACG TGATGATCCCTGCCTACTCCCTCAACAGACTCTACTCCATTTTCTTTGTCACCTTCAGCGTCATCG GAACCTACTGTCTCATGAACCTACTGACAGCCATCATCTATAACCAGTTCAGGGGATATTTACTG CTGTCAGTCCAGACGTCCATCATCAGGAGACGACTGGGGATCCGAGCTGCTTTCCAAGTCCTCAGCTGTCAAGGAGTGCaacaagctgctgt ggagtgtgtgcgtgttgaTGCAGTGCTGCAGGTGATGTCAAGGGTCCAGATGAAAAGCTACTACAGAGCAGCCGTCACTACA GAGGCGCAGCAGTGTGCAGACGTGGGCTACATGGACCGAGAGCAGTTCAGGAAGATTTTTGACGAGCTGGACAAAGATCGCATCGAGGAG CACCCTCCCTTGCCCCAGTATGACTCCCCAGTCCTGCAGAGACTTCAGGTGGTCTTCAGTCATTACTATCTCACTATACTGGGCAACGCAATGGCACTGGCCAACGTCATGAGCATTTGT acTATTCTGGTGTTGAACTCTGAAAAGaccactgcagagagagacaacTACATCATGGAG AGCATCAACCTGTGCTTCATCCTCTACTACctctttgaaatgtgtgtgaagATCTTCGCCTTTGGCTGGAGAGGTTACCTGTCCTACAAGAACAACGTCTTTGACGGCCTCCTCACCATCATACTACTG ATCCTACAGATCACTATATATTTGACCTTCAGGATTCCTTATTCTCACTG GAATCCGTCCTCTCAAAGCGTGATGTCTCTGTGGGAGATGATTCGTTTGGTCAACATGCTGATTGTCTTTCGCTTCCTGCGCATCATTCCAGATATCAAG CTGATGGCTTTGGTTGCGAGCACAATGTTGGACCTGCTGAAGAACCTCCGCGCCTTCGGAGGGATATTGGTG GTGGTGTACtatgtgtttgctgtgtttgggATCTGGCTGTTTGAAAGAGCCATCAAACCTCCTCCTCAGATGAG TGTCTTCACCAACGACACCATGGAGAACATCACCTCAAACTTCAGCATGGCGTGTGGCACCTATGAACAGCTGGAGTACTGGCCCAATAACTTTGATGACTTCGGG GCGACCATCCTTTTGCTCTATAACGTCATGGTGGTCAACAACTGGCAGGCCTTCATGGACGCATACAGCAGATACACCACaga CTGGTCCAAGATCTACTTTGTGTGTTGGTGGCTCACCTCCTCGGTCATGTGGGTCAACTTGTTTGTGGCGCTCATCTTGGAG aACTTCATCTACAAGTGGGATCGCAGTCACAGCTGCTCTGTTACAGATGTGGAGAAGATCAGATATCAAACATCTGTTCAGCTCATGTTCAG AGAGCAGATCCAGGAGCCAACAGAAGAAGAATTACTTTGTCAACTACACCAACACCCACACTTACACCTGCActggtga